A DNA window from Pseudomonadota bacterium contains the following coding sequences:
- a CDS encoding ABC transporter ATP-binding protein, with translation MTDVPILKIEHLGHAYGKFQVINDISLEIPKGELTALIGPNGAGKTTFYNVVSGRFPPSKGKVFFDGQEITGRPAHKIVPLGMLRSFQITNIFPELSVRENVLIPLLLQHRRGYIFFRPLNGEKQLYQKADEVLSKIGILEYGDKPARELAYGDKRLVEMAIVLARKPKLVLLDEPTAGMNPEETERMILLIKELAKRFGTTFFLTEHDMKVVFSIAKRIFVLHQGGLLASGTPEEIHANHQVREAYLGGGKIQC, from the coding sequence ATGACCGATGTTCCTATTTTAAAAATCGAACACCTGGGACATGCTTATGGCAAATTCCAGGTCATTAACGATATTTCTCTTGAAATACCCAAAGGGGAGCTGACCGCCCTGATTGGCCCCAATGGTGCCGGAAAAACTACTTTTTACAATGTGGTTTCCGGTCGCTTTCCACCCAGCAAAGGCAAGGTGTTTTTTGATGGGCAGGAAATCACCGGTAGACCAGCGCATAAAATTGTTCCTCTGGGAATGCTCCGATCCTTCCAGATTACCAATATTTTTCCGGAACTGAGCGTCCGGGAAAATGTGCTGATTCCTCTACTGCTCCAACATCGGCGGGGATACATCTTTTTCCGTCCACTGAACGGGGAAAAACAACTTTATCAAAAAGCAGATGAAGTTTTGAGTAAAATCGGCATTCTTGAATATGGAGACAAACCAGCCAGGGAACTGGCTTACGGCGACAAGCGACTGGTTGAAATGGCCATTGTCCTGGCCCGGAAGCCAAAACTGGTCCTGTTGGACGAACCCACCGCCGGGATGAATCCGGAAGAAACCGAAAGAATGATCCTCCTGATCAAGGAACTGGCCAAACGTTTTGGAACCACTTTTTTCCTCACTGAACATGACATGAAAGTTGTTTTTTCCATTGCCAAACGGATCTTTGTCCTCCACCAGGGTGGCCTGCTGGCCTCCGGAACCCCGGAAGAAATTCACGCCAACCACCAGGTCCGGGAAGCATATCTGGGAGGAGGGAAAATACAATGCTGA
- a CDS encoding branched-chain amino acid ABC transporter permease, whose amino-acid sequence MKKQPGYPKTVIFLILLIGFLVGCPFFLPTYWTFILGEILIMALFSMSFNLLLGYSGLLSFGQAGFFGVGAYSTALLIIKGWQSLSLILLVGIFTAALAAVIIGFLCVRRDEIYFAMITLGFGMMLFTIAHNWIELTGGSDGLPLASLPTLRIPGLELSLFDPRNMYLLILAVFLAGIFLLWRLVRSPFGLILTAVRENKERLAFVGADVRLVRLAAFTIAGGLAGLSGTLFCLFNSMATPDFMHWSYSAKPILMTILGGSGVFLGPAFGAVIFFLLEQVITNITDNWMIFLGAILIPVVIFFPQGILGTMVKYFDRGQESDRQ is encoded by the coding sequence ATGAAAAAACAACCTGGCTATCCAAAAACCGTCATTTTTCTCATCCTTCTAATCGGATTTCTGGTTGGTTGTCCTTTTTTTCTGCCAACCTACTGGACCTTTATCCTCGGGGAAATCCTGATCATGGCCCTGTTCTCCATGAGTTTCAACCTGCTGCTGGGATACAGCGGCCTGCTGTCCTTTGGACAAGCTGGATTTTTCGGGGTTGGCGCTTACAGCACCGCCCTCTTGATTATCAAGGGCTGGCAATCCTTATCGCTGATCTTGCTGGTCGGAATTTTCACTGCTGCTCTGGCAGCGGTAATTATCGGATTTCTTTGTGTTCGCCGGGATGAAATCTATTTTGCCATGATCACCTTAGGTTTTGGCATGATGCTGTTTACCATCGCCCACAACTGGATTGAGCTTACTGGGGGCAGCGACGGTCTGCCGCTTGCATCTCTACCAACTTTGAGAATTCCTGGCCTTGAGCTTTCCCTCTTTGATCCCCGGAATATGTATCTTTTAATTCTTGCAGTTTTTCTTGCCGGTATCTTCCTACTCTGGCGCCTGGTCCGATCACCTTTTGGCCTCATTCTGACCGCAGTCAGAGAAAACAAGGAGCGACTGGCTTTTGTCGGCGCCGATGTCCGCCTGGTCCGGCTGGCGGCTTTTACCATTGCCGGCGGCTTGGCGGGCCTGTCAGGAACACTTTTCTGTCTTTTCAACAGCATGGCAACCCCCGATTTCATGCATTGGAGTTACTCGGCCAAACCGATACTGATGACCATCCTCGGAGGCTCAGGGGTTTTTCTCGGCCCGGCATTTGGAGCTGTAATTTTTTTCCTGCTTGAACAGGTAATAACCAATATTACCGATAACTGGATGATTTTTTTAGGTGCCATTCTCATTCCGGTGGTAATTTTCTTCCCCCAGGGGATCTTAGGCACCATGGTCAAATACTTTGACCGGGGGCAGGAGAGCGACAGACAATGA
- a CDS encoding branched-chain amino acid ABC transporter permease: MESLVTNLLNGLSWGMLLFLISVGLTTIFGVLGILNFAHGSFFMLGAYLCMQVMHVVPSFWIGILIGPLAVALLGIVIEKLLLRKVYGRDITFQLLLTFAILLVLDDAVRIIWGPGYHVVDAPKILAGTIPLFAHSYPVYRIFLVIIGPLIGIALWSFFHFTRWGKIIRAAAVNREMAEGVGIRVPLLFTAVFAFGTWLAAFGGALAAPHQSVAPSMGESIIIESFIVVVIGGMGSFPGAFAGALLLGLLESFGTVFAGRAQMALPYILLALVLLIRPRGFFGREA, from the coding sequence TTGGAAAGCCTGGTAACCAACCTGCTCAACGGCCTCAGCTGGGGCATGCTGCTTTTTTTGATTTCAGTGGGGTTAACTACTATTTTCGGCGTCCTGGGGATATTGAATTTTGCCCATGGCTCCTTTTTTATGCTCGGGGCTTATCTCTGTATGCAGGTCATGCACGTAGTACCTTCTTTCTGGATCGGCATCCTGATCGGCCCGTTGGCCGTCGCCCTGCTTGGCATTGTCATTGAAAAACTGCTGCTGCGAAAAGTATACGGCCGTGATATTACTTTTCAATTACTGCTGACCTTTGCCATTCTCCTGGTCCTGGATGACGCAGTCAGAATTATCTGGGGGCCAGGCTACCACGTGGTTGACGCCCCGAAGATTCTCGCCGGCACCATCCCGCTTTTCGCCCATTCATATCCCGTCTATCGAATTTTTCTCGTAATCATCGGGCCACTTATCGGCATTGCTCTCTGGAGTTTTTTTCATTTCACCAGGTGGGGCAAGATAATTCGGGCGGCGGCGGTTAATCGGGAGATGGCCGAGGGTGTCGGCATCCGGGTACCTTTGCTCTTTACCGCGGTTTTTGCTTTCGGCACCTGGCTGGCAGCATTTGGCGGCGCCCTGGCAGCCCCGCACCAGAGTGTGGCCCCTTCCATGGGGGAAAGTATTATTATTGAAAGTTTCATCGTTGTGGTTATCGGCGGCATGGGTAGCTTTCCCGGCGCTTTTGCCGGCGCCCTGCTGCTTGGCCTGCTGGAATCGTTTGGCACCGTCTTTGCGGGTCGGGCCCAGATGGCCTTGCCCTACATTCTCCTGGCTCTGGTTCTGCTGATCAGGCCACGGGGATTTTTCGGCCGGGAGGCATAA